From a region of the Natator depressus isolate rNatDep1 chromosome 15, rNatDep2.hap1, whole genome shotgun sequence genome:
- the TPST2 gene encoding protein-tyrosine sulfotransferase 2 gives MRITMRRVLLGLGFAIALMVTVHVGQQMLECQELLGKGYGKRKHGLMRPENEELVVVDSSRVEYRYSKEMPLIFIGGVPRSGTTLMRAMLDAHPEIRCGEETRIIPRVLAMRQAWSKSGREKMRLDEAGVTDQVLDSAMQAFILEVIAKHGEPARYLCNKDPFTLKSSVYLSRLFPNSKFLLMVRDGRASVHSMITRKVTIAGFDLNSYRDCLAKWNKAIEVMYSQCVEIGQSRCLPVYYEQLVLHPEQSMRVIMQFLDISWSDAVLHHEDLIGKPGGVSLSKIERSTDQVIKPVNLEALSKWIGHIPGDVLQDMAQIAPMLARLGYDPYANPPNYGNPDPLVINNTHRVMKGDFKTPANLKGRLQVTQNTSASH, from the exons ATGCGGATCACCATGCGGCGGGTGTTGCTGGGGCTTGGCTTTGCTATTGCCCTGATGGTGACTGTGCACGTTGGCCAGCAGATGTTGGAGTGCCAGGAGCTACTGGGCAAGGGCTATGGCAAGCGGAAGCATGGGCTGATGAGACCAGAAAATGAAGAACTGGTCGTGGTGGACTCCAGTCGCGTCGAGTACCGGTACAGCAAGGAGATGCCGCTGATATTTATCGGTGGGGTCCCGCGGAGCGGCACGACTCTCATGCGAGCCATGCTGGATGCGCATCCAGAGATCCGCTGTGGAGAAGAGACTCGCATTATTCCCCGGGTGCTGGCAATGCGCCAGGCCTGGTCCAAATCTGGGCGTGAAAAGATGCGCTTGGATGAAGCAGGAGTGACGGACCAAGTCCTGGACTCTGCCATGCAGGCATTTATCCTGGAAGTCATAGCCAAGCATGGTGAGCCAGCCAGATATCTATGTAACAAGGACCCCTTCACGTTAAAATCCTCTGTCTACCTTTCCAGACTCTTTCCCAATTCCAAATTTCTGCTGATGGTTCGAGATGGCCGGGCTTCTGTCCATTCCATGATCACAAGGAAGGTAACGATTGCAGGCTTTGACTTGAACAGCTACCGAGACTGCCTGGCAAAGTGGAACAAAGCGATCGAGGTGATGTATTCCCAGTGCGTAGAGATTGGGCAGTCCAGGTGCCTGCCAGTCTATTACGAGCAGCTAGTGCTGCACCCCGAGCAGTCCATGCGTGTCATCATGCagttcctagacatttcctggaGCGACGCAGTGCTGCACCATGAAGATTTAATAGGGAAACCAGGCGGAGTCTCTCTTTCCAA GATAGAAAGATCAACAGACCAGGTTATTAAGCCTGTAAACTTGGAAGCTTTGTCCAAATGGATCGGGCACATTCCAGGGGATGTATTGCAAGACATGGCCCAGATAGCACCAATGCTCGCTAGGCTTGGCTATGACCCATATGCAAATCCACCCAACTATGGCAACCCAGACCCCTTGGTAATCAACAACACCCACAGG GTTATGAAGGGGGATTTTAAAACACCAGCCAATCTGAAAGGGCGACTTCAG GTGACTCAGAATACATCTGCTTCTCACTGA